From Pseudomonas sp. stari2, a single genomic window includes:
- a CDS encoding methyl-accepting chemotaxis protein gives MSAVLSLLQSRLLRPVFVTLGIALLVQVLVAVALTRSTVTALEADLGTRLGADSQKLSGELEQAGREVTSSLDNLSSSTRQRLTAGLSSRLKEEQAQLRATLEKDLKDSANDMAQLLASVAPRAMWDSDVPTLSEFARRAQRNPNVLFVVYDDATGQHLTRYLNRENPINKALLEKGQGERALDKVLDAAKNDPSVYYLEASINPNGVEIGKVLMGVSTASVETDLAALDQRFTALIASSDQLVGDSLKGAAADSATAMRARLQSAQSTATEMKANTTSTVQEAAATLRWRIGMSLALVGAGVLLLLAVVLGHRVVNRLKMLNAAMDDLAAGEGDLTKRVQINSKDEIGDMASAVNRFVDKLQPIVREAGDVAQRTGVEIGAMTLRNAGADAAAGMQRDEVAESLRALSQMADEAQSESDAMQAALKQVVDIRQATDENTRTSAKVGSLIEALAGQVDTGSKVIERLAQQSEQIEVVLTVIHGIAEQTNLLALNAAIEAARAGETGRGFAVVADEVRALASKTQSSTGDIQAHIVALQQGAREAVEAIGQAGRQASEGLLVLRDSARLQQSVQASVEQVHAAIGLATQAAAHQAQGAQAVRGRVETIHAQAEKAAQAVVETTASGKVLDGLAAQLKASLGQFRA, from the coding sequence GTGTCGGCCGTTCTCTCACTGTTACAAAGCCGTTTGTTGCGGCCCGTGTTCGTTACCCTTGGTATCGCCCTTTTGGTGCAAGTATTGGTGGCCGTCGCCCTGACGCGGAGCACCGTCACTGCGCTGGAAGCCGATCTCGGCACTCGCCTGGGCGCCGACAGCCAGAAGTTGTCGGGTGAACTGGAGCAGGCCGGGCGTGAAGTCACGTCGAGCCTCGACAACCTCTCCTCAAGTACCCGTCAGCGTCTTACCGCCGGTCTTTCCTCGCGTCTGAAGGAAGAGCAGGCGCAGCTGCGTGCGACTTTGGAAAAAGACTTGAAGGATTCGGCCAATGACATGGCACAGCTGCTGGCCTCGGTGGCGCCTCGCGCCATGTGGGACAGCGACGTGCCGACCCTGTCCGAGTTCGCCCGACGGGCCCAGCGCAATCCCAACGTGCTGTTCGTGGTGTATGACGACGCTACCGGCCAGCATCTGACCCGCTACCTCAACCGCGAAAACCCGATCAACAAGGCCCTTTTGGAAAAAGGCCAGGGTGAGCGGGCGCTGGATAAAGTGCTGGATGCGGCGAAGAACGATCCGTCGGTCTACTACCTCGAAGCCTCGATCAACCCCAATGGCGTGGAAATCGGCAAGGTGCTGATGGGCGTTTCCACCGCCTCGGTTGAAACCGATCTGGCGGCGCTCGATCAGCGCTTCACGGCGTTGATTGCCAGCAGCGATCAACTGGTCGGCGACAGCCTCAAGGGCGCGGCTGCCGACAGTGCCACCGCCATGCGCGCGCGCCTGCAATCGGCGCAGTCCACCGCCACCGAGATGAAGGCCAACACCACCAGCACCGTACAAGAAGCCGCCGCGACGCTGCGCTGGCGCATCGGCATGAGCCTGGCGCTGGTCGGTGCCGGCGTGCTGTTGCTGTTGGCGGTGGTGCTCGGCCATCGTGTGGTCAACCGCTTGAAGATGCTCAATGCCGCCATGGACGATCTGGCAGCAGGCGAGGGCGACCTGACCAAGCGGGTGCAGATCAACAGTAAGGACGAAATCGGGGACATGGCTTCGGCAGTCAACCGCTTTGTGGATAAGTTGCAGCCGATTGTGCGCGAGGCCGGGGATGTGGCCCAGCGCACCGGCGTGGAAATCGGCGCCATGACCCTGCGCAACGCCGGTGCCGATGCGGCTGCCGGAATGCAGCGCGATGAAGTGGCCGAGAGTCTGCGGGCCCTGTCGCAAATGGCCGACGAAGCGCAATCGGAAAGCGATGCGATGCAGGCAGCGCTGAAGCAGGTTGTAGATATTCGTCAGGCCACTGATGAGAACACTCGCACCTCGGCGAAGGTTGGCAGCCTGATCGAGGCGCTGGCGGGGCAGGTCGATACCGGGTCGAAAGTCATCGAACGGCTGGCGCAGCAGAGTGAGCAGATCGAAGTGGTGCTGACCGTTATTCACGGCATCGCCGAGCAGACCAACCTGCTGGCGCTCAACGCGGCTATTGAGGCGGCCCGGGCCGGGGAGACCGGTCGCGGTTTTGCAGTGGTGGCGGACGAAGTCCGGGCGCTGGCGAGCAAGACCCAAAGCTCCACCGGCGACATTCAGGCGCACATCGTGGCCTTGCAGCAGGGCGCTCGTGAGGCGGTTGAGGCGATCGGTCAGGCCGGGCGTCAGGCCAGCGAAGGTTTGCTGGTGTTGCGTGACAGTGCACGGTTGCAGCAGTCGGTGCAGGCCTCGGTCGAGCAGGTGCATGCGGCGATTGGTCTGGCGACTCAGGCGGCGGCGCATCAGGCTCAGGGCGCGCAGGCCGTGCGCGGTCGGGTCGAGACGATTCATGCCCAGGCGGAGAAAGCCGCTCAGGCGGTGGTCGAGACCACGGCCAGCGGCAAGGTGCTGGATGGGCTGGCGGCGCAGCTCAAGGCCAGCCTGGGGCAGTTCCGGGCCTGA
- a CDS encoding iron ABC transporter permease: MTASLSAPAARGGYVPRRKRPSIWLVLPVLLLVVMSLLPLAYVGLKAWQAGWSEALHLLWRPYVFGLLRNTLALMVGVTVTCGVIGLSLAWLLERSNLPGRRLWGVILCLPFAVPAFVSSFTWVSLSAQFEGLGGAILVMSLSKYPLIFLPVAATLRNLDPSLEESARTLGQNRRGVFFRVTLPLLWPSLLAGSLLIALHMLVEFGALSIIGLQTFTTAIYQQFELEFSNANAAMLSAVLLALCLMLLWLELRVRGKGRHVRTGQGAARRAEQVRLGPWAIAGQLYCLMLAIVGSGIPLGMLAYWLAVGSSAAFPVAAITEALLSSLALSLGGAGLCLVLAVPVGLLVVRYKGQLAIWAERLPYLLHALPGLVIALTLVYFALHYVPALYQTSALLLIAYALLFLPLAQAPIRTALNKAAPQLEEAARTLGASSFTAFCRVTLPIIFPALGAAFALVFLDAMKELTATLLLSPTGLNTLATEVWAHTANVEFAAAAPYAALLIVVSGLPVYLLTTRMYLSR; encoded by the coding sequence ATGACCGCCTCGTTATCCGCCCCCGCTGCACGCGGGGGTTACGTGCCACGGCGCAAGCGGCCGTCGATCTGGCTGGTGCTGCCGGTGTTGCTGCTGGTGGTCATGAGCCTGTTGCCGCTGGCCTATGTCGGGCTCAAAGCCTGGCAGGCCGGCTGGAGCGAAGCGCTGCACTTGCTGTGGCGCCCGTATGTGTTCGGCTTGCTGCGCAATACGCTGGCGCTGATGGTCGGCGTAACCGTGACTTGCGGCGTGATCGGCCTGTCGCTGGCGTGGTTGCTGGAGCGCAGCAACCTGCCGGGGCGGCGTCTGTGGGGCGTGATTTTGTGTTTGCCGTTTGCGGTACCGGCATTCGTCAGCAGCTTTACCTGGGTTTCGCTCAGCGCGCAGTTCGAAGGACTCGGCGGGGCGATCCTGGTGATGAGCCTGTCGAAGTACCCACTGATCTTTCTGCCCGTGGCCGCCACGCTGCGCAATCTTGATCCTTCTCTTGAGGAGTCGGCTCGCACCCTGGGACAGAATCGCCGGGGCGTGTTTTTCCGCGTTACCTTGCCACTGCTCTGGCCTTCGCTGCTGGCCGGTTCGTTGCTGATCGCTTTGCACATGCTCGTGGAGTTCGGTGCACTGTCGATCATTGGCTTGCAAACCTTTACCACCGCGATCTATCAGCAATTCGAACTGGAATTCAGCAATGCCAACGCGGCGATGCTGTCGGCAGTGTTGCTGGCGCTGTGCTTGATGCTGTTGTGGCTGGAGCTGCGCGTGCGCGGCAAGGGTCGTCATGTGCGTACAGGCCAGGGCGCGGCGCGTCGGGCTGAACAAGTGCGACTCGGGCCTTGGGCAATCGCCGGTCAGTTGTACTGCCTGATGCTGGCGATTGTCGGCAGCGGGATTCCACTGGGCATGCTGGCTTACTGGCTCGCCGTGGGATCATCAGCGGCCTTCCCGGTTGCGGCAATCACCGAAGCACTGCTGTCGTCGCTTGCGCTGTCGCTGGGTGGCGCGGGATTGTGTCTGGTGCTGGCGGTGCCGGTCGGATTGCTGGTGGTGCGCTACAAGGGCCAACTGGCGATCTGGGCCGAGCGCCTGCCCTATCTGTTGCACGCCCTGCCGGGATTGGTGATTGCGTTGACGCTGGTTTACTTCGCCCTGCATTACGTGCCGGCGCTGTACCAGACTTCGGCATTGTTGCTGATCGCTTATGCGCTGCTGTTTCTGCCACTGGCCCAGGCGCCGATCCGCACAGCCTTGAACAAGGCAGCGCCGCAGCTGGAGGAGGCCGCACGCACGCTGGGCGCCTCGTCGTTCACGGCGTTCTGCCGAGTGACCCTGCCGATCATCTTCCCGGCCCTGGGCGCAGCCTTTGCGCTGGTGTTTCTGGATGCCATGAAGGAACTGACGGCGACACTGCTGTTGAGTCCGACCGGGCTCAACACATTGGCCACCGAGGTGTGGGCACACACCGCGAACGTCGAGTTTGCCGCGGCAGCGCCTTATGCGGCGTTGTTGATTGTGGTGTCGGGCTTGCCCGTCTACCTGCTGACGACCCGGATGTATTTGAGCCGATAA
- a CDS encoding extracellular solute-binding protein yields the protein MMFRNTLRRGLTFTLLGLALATPLTQAADTVSLTLYNGQHKEVGDAIAKAFEAKTGIHVNVRKGSSNQLASQIIEEGDRSPADVIYTEESPPLNNLGELGLLAKTDDATLAVLPKKYVAGNGTWIGVTARVRVVAFNPKLVDEKDLPKSVLDFADPQWQGKVGFVPTSGAFQEQAVAIIKKHGRDAAEEWLTGLRAFGKTYSNNMVALKAVENGEVATVLVNNYYWFALQREKGKLDSKLHYFTGGDVGGLITVSSAAVLKSSKHPKEAQQFLAYMASEEGQRVITQTTAEYPLHKGMESDRGLKPFSELEAPDVTPADLGNAEEALDLEREVGLN from the coding sequence ATGATGTTTCGAAATACCCTGCGCCGCGGCTTGACCTTCACCCTGCTCGGCCTGGCACTCGCCACTCCCCTCACCCAGGCTGCCGATACGGTTTCCCTGACTCTCTACAACGGTCAACACAAGGAAGTCGGCGACGCGATCGCCAAGGCTTTCGAAGCCAAGACCGGTATTCACGTCAATGTGCGCAAGGGCAGCAGTAACCAGCTCGCCAGCCAGATCATCGAAGAAGGCGACCGCTCCCCCGCCGACGTCATCTACACCGAAGAATCCCCGCCATTGAACAACCTCGGCGAACTCGGCCTGCTGGCCAAGACCGACGATGCCACTCTGGCCGTCCTGCCGAAAAAATACGTCGCCGGCAATGGCACCTGGATCGGCGTCACCGCACGGGTTCGTGTAGTCGCCTTCAACCCGAAGCTGGTTGATGAGAAAGACCTGCCCAAATCGGTACTGGATTTCGCCGATCCGCAGTGGCAAGGCAAGGTCGGCTTCGTCCCGACCAGCGGCGCGTTCCAGGAACAGGCTGTGGCCATTATCAAGAAGCACGGTCGCGACGCCGCCGAAGAATGGCTGACCGGCCTGCGCGCCTTCGGCAAGACCTACAGCAACAACATGGTTGCCCTCAAGGCGGTGGAAAACGGCGAAGTCGCCACCGTACTGGTGAACAACTACTACTGGTTCGCCCTGCAACGGGAGAAAGGCAAGCTTGACTCCAAACTGCATTACTTCACCGGCGGCGACGTTGGCGGCCTGATCACCGTATCCAGCGCAGCCGTGCTGAAATCCAGCAAACATCCAAAAGAAGCCCAGCAATTTCTCGCCTACATGGCCAGCGAAGAAGGCCAGCGCGTGATCACACAGACCACCGCCGAATACCCGCTGCACAAAGGCATGGAATCGGATCGCGGCCTCAAGCCGTTCAGCGAGCTGGAAGCACCGGACGTTACTCCCGCCGACCTCGGAAATGCCGAAGAAGCGCTGGATCTGGAACGCGAAGTTGGCCTGAACTGA
- the rnr gene encoding ribonuclease R — translation MADWQSLDPEAAREAEKYENPIPSRELILQHLADRGSPAAREQLVEEFGLTTEDQIEALRRRLRAMERDAQLIYTRRGTYAPVDKLDLILGRISGHRDGFGFLVPDDGSDDLFMSPAQMRLVFDGDRALARVSGLDRRGRREGVIVEVVSRAHESIVGRYFEEGGIGFVVADNPKIQQEVLVTPGRNANAQIGQFVEVKITHWPTPRFQPQGDVVEVVGNYMAPGMEIDVALRTYDIPHVWPEAVLKEAGKLKPEVEEKDKEKRVDLRHLPFVTIDGEDARDFDDAVYCESKPGKLRLFSGGWKLYVAIADVSSYVKIGSALDNEAQVRGNSVYFPERVVPMLPEQLSNGLCSLNPHVDRLAMVCEMTISKSGEMTDYCFYEAVIHSHARLTYNKVSAMLETPKATEARKLRGEYTDVLPHLKQLYALYKVLLAARHVRGAIDFETQETRIIFGSERKIAEIRPTTRNDAHKLIEECMLAANVATAEFLKKHEIPALYRVHDGPPPERLEKLRAFLGELGLSLHKGKDGPTPKDYQALLASIKDRPDFHLIQTVMLRSLSQAVYSAQNEGHFGLNYEAYTHFTSPIRRYPDLLTHRAIRSVIHSKQDTPHVRRAGAMTIPKARIYPYDEAALEQLGEQCSMSERRADEATRDVVNWLKCEFMKDRVGESFPGVITAVTGFGLFVELTDIYVEGLVHVTALPGDYYHFDPVHHRLAGERTGRSFRLGDTVEVRVMRVDLDERKIDFEMAEKTISAPIGRKKRGTETAAPAAKAVEEKAPAKTSSRRPAKEKVAEAYRPSDAVAKNAELRKSREMKKALLADAKNGGKAASGGKAGRSAPEKASGSKPGKPSKHRKGPPKAGSAPAKSGGARKPKAKS, via the coding sequence ATGGCCGATTGGCAGTCCCTCGATCCCGAGGCCGCTCGTGAAGCGGAAAAATATGAAAACCCTATTCCCAGCCGCGAACTGATCCTTCAGCACCTTGCTGATCGGGGTTCGCCTGCTGCCCGCGAGCAACTGGTCGAAGAGTTTGGTCTGACCACAGAAGACCAGATCGAAGCCCTGCGCCGCCGCCTGCGCGCCATGGAGCGCGACGCTCAACTGATCTACACCCGCCGTGGCACATATGCGCCGGTGGACAAGCTCGATCTGATCCTCGGCCGCATCAGCGGTCACCGCGACGGCTTTGGCTTCCTGGTGCCGGATGACGGCTCCGACGACCTGTTCATGAGCCCGGCGCAAATGCGTCTGGTGTTCGACGGCGACCGTGCCCTGGCCCGCGTTTCCGGCCTGGATCGTCGCGGTCGCCGCGAAGGCGTGATCGTCGAAGTGGTGTCCCGTGCCCACGAAAGCATCGTCGGCCGTTATTTCGAAGAAGGCGGCATCGGCTTCGTCGTCGCGGACAACCCGAAGATCCAGCAGGAAGTGCTGGTGACCCCGGGGCGCAACGCCAATGCCCAGATCGGTCAGTTCGTCGAGGTGAAAATCACTCACTGGCCGACTCCGCGCTTCCAGCCGCAAGGTGACGTGGTCGAAGTCGTCGGTAATTACATGGCGCCGGGCATGGAAATCGATGTCGCCCTGCGCACCTACGACATTCCGCACGTCTGGCCTGAAGCCGTTCTGAAGGAAGCCGGCAAGCTCAAGCCGGAAGTCGAAGAAAAAGACAAAGAGAAACGCGTCGACTTGCGCCATCTGCCGTTCGTCACCATCGACGGTGAAGATGCCCGCGACTTCGACGACGCGGTCTACTGCGAATCCAAGCCAGGCAAGCTGCGCCTGTTCTCCGGCGGCTGGAAGTTGTACGTGGCGATTGCCGACGTTTCCAGCTACGTGAAGATCGGTTCGGCCCTGGACAACGAAGCCCAGGTGCGCGGCAACTCGGTGTACTTCCCCGAGCGCGTGGTGCCGATGCTGCCGGAGCAGCTCTCCAACGGCCTGTGCTCGCTGAACCCGCACGTCGATCGTCTGGCCATGGTTTGCGAGATGACCATCTCCAAATCCGGCGAAATGACCGACTACTGCTTCTATGAAGCGGTGATCCACTCCCACGCCCGTCTGACCTACAACAAGGTCAGCGCGATGCTGGAAACGCCGAAAGCCACCGAAGCGCGCAAGCTGCGCGGTGAATACACCGACGTCCTGCCGCACCTGAAGCAGCTCTATGCGCTGTACAAGGTATTGCTGGCCGCCCGTCACGTCCGTGGCGCGATCGATTTCGAAACGCAGGAAACCCGGATCATCTTCGGTTCCGAGCGCAAGATTGCCGAAATCCGTCCGACCACCCGTAACGACGCCCACAAGCTGATCGAGGAATGCATGCTGGCGGCCAACGTGGCCACTGCCGAGTTCCTGAAAAAGCACGAAATCCCTGCACTGTACCGCGTCCACGACGGCCCGCCGCCGGAGCGTCTGGAAAAACTGCGCGCGTTCCTCGGCGAGCTCGGCCTGTCCCTGCACAAAGGCAAGGACGGCCCGACGCCGAAGGACTATCAGGCCCTGCTGGCCAGCATCAAGGACCGTCCGGATTTCCACCTGATCCAGACCGTGATGCTGCGCTCCTTGAGCCAGGCGGTGTACAGCGCCCAGAACGAAGGCCACTTCGGCCTGAATTACGAAGCGTATACCCACTTCACCTCGCCGATCCGTCGTTACCCGGACCTGCTCACGCATCGTGCGATCCGCAGCGTGATCCATTCGAAACAGGACACCCCGCACGTTCGCCGTGCCGGCGCGATGACTATTCCGAAGGCGCGCATCTACCCGTACGACGAGGCGGCGCTGGAGCAACTCGGCGAGCAGTGCTCGATGAGCGAGCGCCGTGCCGACGAAGCGACCCGCGACGTGGTGAACTGGCTCAAGTGCGAGTTCATGAAAGACCGCGTGGGCGAATCGTTCCCGGGCGTGATCACTGCCGTGACCGGTTTCGGCCTGTTCGTCGAACTGACCGATATCTACGTCGAAGGTCTGGTGCACGTGACGGCGCTGCCGGGCGATTACTATCACTTCGACCCTGTGCATCACCGCCTCGCGGGTGAGCGCACCGGTCGCAGCTTCCGTCTTGGCGATACCGTTGAAGTACGGGTCATGCGCGTCGATCTCGACGAGCGCAAGATCGACTTCGAGATGGCCGAAAAGACCATCAGCGCGCCAATCGGCCGCAAGAAGCGTGGCACCGAAACCGCTGCTCCAGCGGCCAAGGCTGTGGAAGAAAAGGCTCCGGCAAAAACCTCCAGCCGTCGTCCGGCGAAGGAAAAGGTGGCCGAGGCTTATCGCCCGAGCGATGCCGTGGCGAAAAACGCCGAGCTGCGCAAAAGCCGTGAAATGAAGAAGGCCTTGCTGGCCGACGCCAAAAACGGTGGTAAAGCGGCGTCCGGGGGAAAGGCCGGACGGTCGGCGCCTGAAAAGGCCTCCGGCAGCAAGCCAGGCAAGCCGAGCAAACACCGCAAGGGCCCACCAAAAGCGGGTTCCGCTCCAGCCAAAAGCGGCGGGGCACGTAAACCGAAGGCGAAGTCATGA
- the rlmB gene encoding 23S rRNA (guanosine(2251)-2'-O)-methyltransferase RlmB — protein sequence MSQLEKIYGVHAVEALLRHHPKRVKQIWLAESRNDPRVQTLIELANENRVQIGQAERREMDAWVEGVHQGVVADVSPSQVWGEAMLDELLDRTEGAPLLLVLDGVTDPHNLGACLRSADAAGALAVIVPKDKSATLTPVVRKVACGAAEVIPLVAVTNLARTLEKLQQRGLWIVGTAGEAEVSIYDQDLTGPTILIMGAEGKGMRRLTREHCDYLVHLPMAGSVSSLNVSVATGVCLFEAQRQRGAKAKAAAKKA from the coding sequence ATGAGTCAGTTGGAAAAAATCTACGGCGTTCACGCGGTAGAAGCGTTGCTGCGTCACCACCCTAAACGCGTCAAACAGATCTGGCTGGCTGAAAGCCGCAACGATCCACGGGTGCAGACGCTGATCGAGCTGGCCAACGAAAACCGCGTTCAGATCGGTCAGGCCGAGCGCCGCGAAATGGACGCCTGGGTCGAAGGTGTGCACCAGGGCGTGGTGGCGGACGTCAGTCCGAGCCAGGTCTGGGGCGAGGCGATGCTCGACGAACTGCTCGACCGCACCGAAGGCGCGCCGCTGCTGTTGGTGCTCGACGGCGTGACCGATCCGCATAACCTCGGCGCTTGCCTGCGTTCGGCGGACGCTGCCGGTGCGCTGGCGGTCATCGTGCCGAAAGACAAATCGGCCACCCTGACGCCTGTCGTGCGTAAAGTGGCCTGCGGCGCGGCGGAAGTGATTCCGCTGGTGGCCGTGACCAACCTTGCGCGCACCCTGGAAAAGCTTCAGCAACGCGGTCTGTGGATTGTCGGCACGGCGGGAGAGGCCGAGGTCAGCATCTACGACCAGGACCTGACCGGCCCGACCATTCTGATCATGGGCGCCGAAGGCAAAGGCATGCGTCGCCTGACCCGCGAGCATTGCGATTACCTGGTGCATTTGCCGATGGCCGGTAGCGTCAGCAGTCTCAACGTGTCGGTTGCGACGGGTGTGTGCCTGTTCGAGGCCCAGCGCCAGCGCGGTGCCAAGGCCAAGGCTGCAGCCAAAAAGGCTTAA
- the rpsF gene encoding 30S ribosomal protein S6: protein MRHYEIIFLVHPDQSEQVGGMVERYTKLIEEDGGKIHRLEDWGRRQLAYAINNVHKAHYVMLNVECTGKALAELEDNFRYNDAVIRNLVIRRDEAVTGQSEMLKAEENRSERRERRERPEHDGSADGDDSDSDSDNSDNADE from the coding sequence ATGCGTCATTACGAAATCATCTTTCTGGTCCACCCTGACCAGAGCGAGCAAGTCGGCGGCATGGTTGAGCGTTACACCAAGCTGATCGAAGAAGACGGCGGCAAAATCCACCGTCTGGAAGACTGGGGCCGTCGTCAACTGGCCTACGCAATCAACAATGTTCACAAGGCTCACTACGTGATGCTGAACGTTGAGTGCACTGGCAAGGCTCTGGCCGAGCTGGAAGACAACTTCCGCTACAACGATGCAGTGATCCGTAACCTGGTCATCCGTCGCGACGAAGCCGTTACCGGCCAGTCCGAGATGCTCAAGGCTGAAGAAAACCGCAGTGAGCGCCGTGAGCGTCGCGAACGTCCTGAGCACGATGGCAGCGCCGATGGCGATGACAGCGATAGCGACAGCGACAACAGCGATAACGCTGACGAGTAA
- the rpsR gene encoding 30S ribosomal protein S18, with translation MARFFRRRKFCRFTAEDVKEIDYKDLNTLKAYVSETGKIVPSRITGTKARYQRQLATAIKRARFLALLAYTDSHGR, from the coding sequence ATGGCACGTTTCTTCCGTCGTCGTAAATTCTGCCGCTTCACCGCTGAAGACGTGAAGGAGATCGACTACAAAGATCTCAACACTCTGAAAGCCTACGTATCCGAGACCGGCAAAATCGTTCCAAGCCGCATCACCGGTACCAAAGCTCGTTATCAGCGTCAGCTGGCCACCGCTATCAAGCGCGCCCGCTTCCTGGCCCTGCTGGCCTACACCGACAGCCACGGCCGCTGA